CTGTCATTGCAAAAAAAACGATATTATTCGTTATAAGTTTATCTCTCACAAGCAAACTATTTTACTCCGAAAAAAAGTTAGGCAGATCACATGCCTCCATATTGTTTGAGCTGAAATGATTAATCTCTAGCAAAGTAGGATTTGTGATAATGTCGTAGGTAGCAGAATCAATCTCCCGTACATCGCCTCCATACATAAGCGGTGACTTTGCAAAAGCCCATAAAGTCATCTGTAAGATAGTAATGAATTCACTTAGAGTCTAATCATAATGCATACAAACACATCATTACATGAAAATATATACGAAAGCGACTAAGTTATACTATTTATCAATACCTGTGTCCTTTTCTCTACTAGAGTCAGTTTACTGCCCCTGTGAGGACCATCATTGGCacctataaatataaaaaacaaaaagcaaaaatCCAAATTTCAGTAAGTCTTTTAATCAAGATAGAATGCTTCATGTCTAGCAGCCGAGTCTCGTTACCTGGATCAGTTAGCCATCCAAACGGTAGCATGTCCAAATCAGGCCATGACTTTCCCTTAAAACCTTTTGCTCCTATCATATTAGCTGCAGATAAATCCCTGATtaagaattaaataaaactGAAGTTATATATGTAATATGGTGCATTGGTGGTAATATAACAGAACCTAAATATAGAAGCAGCATGATTGCAACATACTCCGAAGACtaataaaaatatcttaaaCAATGCTATGAAgtataaacaaattaatcacCTTGATATATTAAAGTGAGACTTGACATCCCCCCATGAATCCCAATCATCTCCTGTTATGCGATACATGTTGACTAGTCCGCTTACCTCCTTGGCCAAGGCTGGTGTCACGCTGGTTCCGGGAGATATAGAATACACTAAGGAGCGATTAACCTGGCTGAGAACCTGACACGACATGTCGTTTGATAAGTTTGCAAATAATCATAGCGAAAATATTGAGATCTCGAATCTTTATACAAGAACAAGTAGTAGTGATGAAAGATCATGGAAACCGAAGAATACCTCAGATACATAAGTTATCTCGTTTAAATCCAAGTCAGTACCAAACACACAATCATGTTTCACTGCAAGAAAGTCATAAAATCGTTAAAAATTACACCAATTACACCAAAGCATAGGAAGAACTGTGTATATTACATGACAATGCAATTTTTAATGAATACAGGAATGCATAATCATCATGATAGATGTCAATGGCATGATAAATGTAGTGACAGCAAGTTAGCATTGCCAGTACCAAGATCAAGTCCCCAAGCAGCATACTGCTCATAAAGGGATCTGAGAAAAGCTCTTCCTGCTCCTAATGTTGTATTTACACTCATGAAACCATTAGACATCCATGCACAAGTCCTTGTTGGGATTGCTATGTCTTTTGCATGCCATACTCGACCGGCTTCTTCATAAGCACCACCCTAGAAAATCACAAGTAAAGGACATCAAAGGTCAAAAAGAACTTAAGTGTCTATTTGGATCtgcttatttgagtttatctactgacaAAAACACTTTTGTATTCATAATATAGAAAGAAATAGAAGATCAAGTTATAGCAGAAATGTAAAGCAATACCTTTATTGTATCTAAAATAGGTGTGTTTGCATTCACAGCCTGTGTGCTTATTCCTCTCATAACATGAATCCCAAACTTTAAACCTAAACTATGTACTTTGTTAGCAACTTCAGTGAATCCCTTCCCACCACTGGAAGAAGGCCACCTTTCTGGATCAGGGACCATCCTTCCCCATTCATCAATCAAGTCGAATCCAAGAGAATTACTATTAGCGCCGGGGACTTTCTTCCTATACCAGAGCCAATCCACCACAGCATACTACAATGGTAGAAAGtagaaacaaataaatcaaTCTATAATAAGCTATAATGCAGTAAAGTAAAATCATCCATAAACTATAGTTCCTTTCAGTATTTATACCTCGTATCCATGAACACGGAGACGCTGAGCGATTTGTTCAGCATTCTGTAAGAATACTTGTTCAGAAATTATCCAGGAAAATGAATCATAGGAATTCCAACCTCTTGGTGGCAAGTTAGCTTGTTGTTGGTCACTCTGAGATGAATTATGTGATGATACACTGAAATAACACACTCAAATATAAATTATGGCTAAtactttttttactattttgacAGTTACAATATAATATAGCGCATAAGACTTGTGCATCACACAGGTAAGCGTCCAGTTATTCCAAGTTAATAACATCCAATAGCAAGCAATGACAATGTGAAtgtaaaagcaaaaaaaaagaatgaaaagaagATACCTCTGAAAGCAGGAACCAAAAAGAAGCAAGAAAGAGATTAGGCATAATGTGGAACACTCCATAATTTCTGGTAGGGCTGTTCCACCATATACATCACACATTATATATAAGTTCTcaa
This portion of the Trifolium pratense cultivar HEN17-A07 linkage group LG3, ARS_RC_1.1, whole genome shotgun sequence genome encodes:
- the LOC123917028 gene encoding uncharacterized protein LOC123917028, with translation MECSTLCLISFLLLFGSCFQSVSSHNSSQSDQQQANLPPRGWNSYDSFSWIISEQVFLQNAEQIAQRLRVHGYEYAVVDWLWYRKKVPGANSNSLGFDLIDEWGRMVPDPERWPSSSGGKGFTEVANKVHSLGLKFGIHVMRGISTQAVNANTPILDTIKGGAYEEAGRVWHAKDIAIPTRTCAWMSNGFMSVNTTLGAGRAFLRSLYEQYAAWGLDLVKHDCVFGTDLDLNEITYVSEVLSQVNRSLVYSISPGTSVTPALAKEVSGLVNMYRITGDDWDSWGDVKSHFNISRDLSAANMIGAKGFKGKSWPDLDMLPFGWLTDPGANDGPHRGSKLTLVEKRTQMTLWAFAKSPLMYGGDVREIDSATYDIITNPTLLEINHFSSNNMEFPYNPSLKKRHKGKPKRSKKGKKPTLSLGLTSCTESEASGWIVENLNQPLERICWKGSLENNPNPFCVQKRELQQHTLDGESKYQEEFRGKHQFFAANQMRFCLDGSSKQKTTSQEIQRVSFSPCKMHSNQIWELTPNGTLLNSYNGLCATVNYIEENVDSNEVRSWIATGRNGEVYMSFFNLSDQQNTTITIYAKTSFVSNVLTDKRINSCQGKEVWSGKDVVTTQGVIKMDVEAHGCALFVLNCK